The proteins below are encoded in one region of Candidatus Methanomethylophilaceae archaeon:
- a CDS encoding NAD-binding protein, whose protein sequence is MRVIIVGAGDVGYVSAETIASTHDVLVIDNDASKVQAVTNNLNVSVLHEDGSNPRKLKEAIEKHRAEAIVSTLKDDAVNLFICTAAKRFDKDILTIASINNPDYILDMEGGRSIDADRIMSPEMRTAEKMYKMAVLENATDYDFVDHLGIGAAIFSVKLGSNVVGKVVLELALPPECVIFGIYRGGDLELDVDMMEIRVGDSICVAGSEKGLEKFNTFLGVKHKAVEFAILGGSIVGVNVAKMLIHRSDIKRLVTIVEHDPDRCRELTKLIPEALVLKEDFKDPRVQRNEDLFRADCLIVTSGSDDTNLLMSMSASKYNSEKVITRYFKPEYKDIFAYTNLDTIAGFYRIISNEITKCILPDEVALMRMRNYSELFFTVDVMKAPNFRNKFFGDIQIVRNAKVVAIYRNGGIIFPELDTMLLDDDKMVVFTTATNEAELKNTFGKISLPEL, encoded by the coding sequence ATGAGGGTCATCATCGTCGGCGCAGGGGATGTGGGGTATGTTTCAGCGGAAACTATAGCGAGCACCCATGACGTTCTTGTGATCGACAACGATGCGTCCAAAGTCCAGGCTGTGACTAACAATCTCAACGTTTCTGTCCTCCACGAGGATGGCTCCAACCCTCGCAAACTCAAGGAAGCCATAGAGAAGCACAGGGCCGAGGCGATCGTATCCACCCTCAAGGATGATGCCGTGAATCTTTTCATATGCACGGCCGCCAAAAGGTTCGACAAGGATATACTTACGATAGCTTCCATCAACAATCCTGATTATATTCTGGATATGGAGGGGGGCAGGTCCATCGATGCCGACAGGATAATGTCGCCGGAGATGAGGACAGCCGAGAAGATGTACAAGATGGCCGTCCTGGAGAATGCCACCGATTATGATTTCGTGGACCATCTCGGCATCGGAGCCGCCATTTTTTCGGTGAAATTGGGCAGCAACGTCGTCGGGAAAGTGGTTCTCGAATTGGCTCTCCCGCCGGAATGCGTGATTTTCGGCATCTATCGCGGCGGGGACCTGGAATTGGACGTGGATATGATGGAGATCCGCGTCGGAGACAGCATCTGCGTGGCCGGGAGCGAGAAAGGATTGGAGAAATTCAACACGTTCCTCGGCGTGAAGCATAAGGCGGTTGAATTCGCCATCTTAGGGGGGTCAATAGTCGGTGTAAACGTGGCCAAAATGCTGATCCATAGGTCCGACATCAAAAGGCTGGTCACCATCGTCGAACACGATCCTGACAGGTGCAGGGAGCTGACCAAGCTGATTCCGGAGGCTTTGGTTCTGAAGGAGGACTTCAAAGACCCCAGGGTCCAGAGGAACGAGGACCTGTTCAGGGCGGATTGCCTCATAGTGACGTCCGGATCCGACGATACCAACCTCCTGATGAGCATGTCGGCATCCAAGTACAATTCAGAGAAAGTGATCACAAGATACTTCAAACCCGAATACAAGGACATATTTGCCTATACAAACCTCGATACCATCGCCGGATTCTACAGGATAATCTCCAACGAGATAACCAAATGCATCCTGCCGGACGAGGTCGCTCTCATGAGGATGAGGAACTACAGCGAGCTGTTCTTCACCGTCGACGTCATGAAAGCACCCAATTTCCGCAACAAGTTCTTCGGGGACATCCAGATAGTCAGGAACGCCAAAGTCGTGGCGATCTATCGCAACGGCGGGATAATCTTTCCGGAATTGGACACGATGCTGCTGGATGATGACAAGATGGTGGTTTTCACCACCGCGACCAACGAAGCCGAGCTTAAGAACACATTCGGGAAAATATCCCTGCCTGAGTTGTGA